One genomic segment of Streptomyces sp. NBC_00239 includes these proteins:
- a CDS encoding ABC transporter ATP-binding protein: MTDATKTGAVHEPVTGSAPGSAFLDVRDLKVHFPTEDGLVKSVDGLSFTLEKGKTLGIVGESGSGKSVTSLGIMGLHRVGQYGRQRARISGEIWLNGRELLSADEDEVRKLRGREIAMIFQDPLSAMHPYFTIGKQIAEAYRVHHKVDKKAARARAIELLDRVGIPEPHKRIDSYPHEFSGGMRQRAMIAMALVNNPELLIADEPTTALDVTVQAQILDLIRDLQKEFGSAVIMITHDLGVVAEMADDLLVMYGGRCVERGSAEKVFYEPRHPYTWGLLGSMPRIDRDQTERLIPVKGSPPSLINIPSGCAFHPRCPYADVPKGNVTRTVRPELVEQDGTRHWSACHMSQEERTRIWTEEIAPKL, from the coding sequence ATGACCGACGCGACCAAGACCGGGGCCGTCCACGAGCCGGTGACCGGCTCGGCCCCCGGCAGCGCCTTCCTGGACGTCCGCGACCTCAAGGTGCACTTCCCGACCGAGGACGGCCTGGTCAAGTCCGTCGACGGGCTCTCCTTCACGCTGGAGAAGGGCAAGACCCTCGGCATCGTCGGCGAGTCCGGCTCCGGCAAGTCCGTCACCTCGCTGGGCATCATGGGCCTGCACCGGGTCGGCCAGTACGGCCGCCAGCGCGCCCGGATCTCCGGCGAGATCTGGCTCAACGGCCGGGAGCTGCTCTCCGCCGACGAGGACGAGGTGCGCAAGCTCCGCGGCCGGGAGATCGCGATGATCTTCCAGGACCCGCTGAGCGCGATGCACCCGTACTTCACCATCGGCAAGCAGATCGCCGAGGCGTACCGGGTCCACCACAAGGTCGACAAGAAGGCCGCCCGCGCCCGGGCGATCGAACTCCTCGACCGGGTGGGCATCCCCGAGCCGCACAAGCGCATCGACAGCTACCCGCACGAGTTCTCCGGCGGCATGCGCCAGCGCGCGATGATCGCGATGGCGCTGGTCAACAACCCCGAGCTGCTCATCGCGGACGAGCCGACCACCGCCCTGGACGTCACCGTCCAGGCGCAGATCCTGGACCTGATCCGGGACCTGCAGAAGGAGTTCGGCTCCGCCGTCATCATGATCACGCACGACCTCGGCGTGGTCGCGGAGATGGCCGACGACCTGCTCGTCATGTACGGCGGCCGGTGCGTCGAGCGCGGCTCCGCCGAGAAGGTCTTCTACGAGCCCCGGCACCCGTACACCTGGGGCCTGCTCGGCTCGATGCCGCGCATCGACCGCGACCAGACCGAGCGGCTCATCCCGGTCAAGGGTTCCCCGCCCAGCCTCATCAACATCCCCAGCGGCTGCGCCTTCCACCCGCGCTGCCCGTACGCCGACGTGCCCAAGGGCAACGTGACCCGTACGGTCCGCCCGGAGCTCGTGGAGCAGGACGGCACCCGGCACTGGTCCGCCTGCCACATGTCGCAGGAGGAGCGGACCCGGATCTGGACCGAAGAGATTGCGCCGAAGCTGTGA
- a CDS encoding trimeric intracellular cation channel family protein codes for MVHDLFPPDVQHVLDLAGIFVFATAGALLAVRKNFDVFGIAVLALVTALGGGLFRDLVIGAVPPAAFGELSFFVTPLVAAVLVFFLHPEVQRINRAINVFDAAGLGLFCVTGTTKAYEYGLGLTASAALGLTTAVGGGVLRDVIANEVPALLRDREMYAVPALVGSVMVAVCIGFDRLNAVTGGIAVVTTFVLRLLAMRYHWRAPLAWNRRSSVAEEA; via the coding sequence GTGGTCCACGATCTCTTCCCCCCGGACGTCCAGCACGTGCTGGACCTCGCGGGCATCTTCGTCTTCGCGACCGCCGGCGCCCTGCTGGCGGTCCGCAAGAACTTCGACGTCTTCGGCATCGCCGTCCTCGCCCTGGTCACCGCCCTCGGCGGCGGACTCTTCCGCGACCTGGTGATCGGCGCGGTGCCGCCGGCCGCCTTCGGTGAGCTCAGCTTCTTCGTGACGCCGCTGGTCGCGGCCGTGCTCGTCTTCTTCCTGCACCCCGAAGTGCAGCGGATCAACCGCGCGATCAACGTGTTCGACGCGGCCGGCCTCGGGCTCTTCTGCGTCACCGGCACCACCAAGGCGTACGAGTACGGGCTCGGCCTGACGGCGTCGGCCGCGCTGGGCCTGACCACCGCCGTCGGCGGCGGCGTGCTGCGCGACGTGATCGCCAACGAGGTGCCCGCCCTGCTGCGGGACCGGGAGATGTACGCGGTGCCGGCCCTGGTCGGGTCCGTGATGGTGGCCGTCTGCATCGGCTTCGACCGGCTCAACGCCGTGACCGGCGGGATCGCCGTGGTCACCACCTTCGTCCTGCGGCTGCTGGCGATGCGCTACCACTGGCGGGCGCCGCTGGCGTGGAACCGCCGCTCCAGCGTGGCCGAGGAGGCCTGA
- a CDS encoding ABC transporter ATP-binding protein has product MTDTNKTAAAVIPEQTDSSPEPLLKVTGLTKHFPITKGLLRRQVGAVKAVDGLDFEVHRGETLGIVGESGCGKSTMGRLLMRLLEPTGGSIEFEGKDITHLGVAGMRPLRRDVQMIFQDPYGSLNPRHTVGTIVSAPFKLQGVTPEGGLKAEVQRLLSLVGLNPEHYNRYPHEFSGGQRQRIGIARALALKPKLVIADEPVSALDVSIQAQVVNLLDDLQDELGLTYVIIAHDLSVIRHVSDRIAVMYLGKIVELTDRKSLYEAPMHPYTTALMSAVPVPDPRRRGVKSGRILLKGDVPSPIAPPSGCRFHTRCWKATQICKTQEPPLVALKTGHQVACHHPENAPDQAPGDPALPEAAEAIATSE; this is encoded by the coding sequence GTGACCGACACGAACAAGACGGCCGCGGCCGTCATCCCCGAGCAGACCGACTCCTCCCCGGAGCCGCTGCTGAAGGTCACCGGCCTGACCAAGCACTTCCCCATCACCAAGGGGCTGCTGCGCCGGCAGGTCGGCGCCGTGAAGGCGGTCGACGGTCTCGACTTCGAAGTGCACCGCGGGGAGACCCTCGGCATCGTCGGCGAGTCCGGCTGCGGCAAGTCGACCATGGGCCGGCTGCTCATGCGGCTGCTGGAACCGACCGGCGGCAGCATCGAGTTCGAGGGCAAGGACATCACCCACCTCGGGGTCGCGGGCATGCGCCCGCTGCGCCGTGACGTGCAGATGATCTTCCAGGACCCGTACGGCTCGCTGAACCCGCGCCACACGGTCGGCACGATCGTCAGCGCGCCGTTCAAGCTCCAGGGCGTCACGCCCGAGGGCGGCCTGAAGGCGGAGGTGCAGCGGCTGCTGTCGCTCGTGGGCCTCAACCCCGAGCACTACAACCGCTACCCGCACGAGTTCTCCGGCGGCCAGCGCCAGCGCATCGGCATCGCGCGCGCCCTGGCCCTCAAGCCGAAGCTCGTGATCGCGGACGAGCCGGTCTCCGCGCTCGACGTGTCGATCCAGGCGCAGGTGGTCAACCTGCTGGACGACCTCCAGGACGAGCTGGGCCTGACGTACGTGATCATCGCGCACGACCTGTCGGTCATCCGGCACGTCTCGGACCGGATCGCGGTCATGTACCTCGGCAAGATCGTCGAGCTCACCGACCGCAAGTCGCTGTACGAGGCGCCGATGCACCCGTACACCACGGCGCTCATGTCCGCCGTGCCGGTGCCGGACCCGCGGCGGCGCGGCGTCAAGAGCGGGCGCATCCTGCTCAAGGGCGACGTGCCCTCGCCGATCGCGCCGCCGAGCGGCTGCCGCTTCCACACCCGGTGCTGGAAGGCGACGCAGATCTGCAAGACGCAGGAACCGCCGCTGGTGGCGCTGAAGACGGGCCACCAGGTGGCCTGCCACCACCCGGAGAACGCGCCGGACCAGGCGCCGGGCGACCCGGCCCTGCCGGAGGCGGCCGAGGCGATCGCCACGTCCGAATAG
- a CDS encoding ABC transporter permease produces the protein MLAYLIRRIFAVVVMLLVIVLVTFGIFFLFPKMIGADPALYFVGKQSDPAAIEGIRQKMGLNDPILIQFGKFVVGLVAGRTYANGTDVTHCAAPCFGYSFKTEQEVFPLLMDWLPVTLSLAGGAVILWVIGGVSTGVLSALKRGTVVDRSAMGVALAGVSLPIYFTGVLAIALFSDQLGWFGRPEAEFADDPAKWFNGMVLPWVSLAFLYAAMYARLTRATMLEVLNEDYIRTARAKGLTEPVVISKHAMRSTMTPILTVLGLDLGALLGGAVLTEYTFSLHGLGYSAVRAISDHDLPVILGITLISAFFVVAANLIVDLMYAVIDPRVRLS, from the coding sequence GTGCTTGCATATCTCATCCGGCGTATCTTCGCCGTCGTCGTCATGCTGTTGGTCATCGTCCTGGTGACCTTCGGAATCTTCTTCCTCTTCCCCAAGATGATCGGTGCGGACCCGGCGCTCTACTTCGTCGGAAAGCAGTCCGACCCCGCCGCCATCGAGGGCATCCGGCAGAAGATGGGTCTCAACGACCCGATCCTGATCCAGTTCGGAAAGTTCGTCGTCGGGCTGGTGGCGGGCCGTACGTACGCCAACGGCACCGATGTCACGCACTGCGCCGCTCCCTGCTTCGGCTACTCCTTCAAGACCGAGCAGGAGGTGTTCCCGCTGCTGATGGACTGGCTGCCGGTGACCCTCTCGCTCGCCGGCGGCGCGGTCATCCTCTGGGTGATCGGCGGCGTCTCCACCGGCGTCCTGTCCGCGCTCAAGCGGGGCACGGTCGTCGACCGCTCGGCCATGGGCGTCGCCCTCGCCGGCGTCTCCCTCCCCATCTACTTCACGGGCGTGCTCGCCATCGCCCTGTTCTCGGACCAGCTGGGCTGGTTCGGCCGGCCCGAGGCGGAATTCGCGGACGATCCCGCGAAGTGGTTCAACGGCATGGTCCTGCCGTGGGTCTCGCTGGCCTTCCTGTACGCGGCGATGTACGCCCGGCTCACCCGCGCGACGATGCTGGAGGTCCTCAACGAGGACTACATCCGCACCGCCCGCGCCAAGGGCCTGACGGAACCCGTCGTCATCTCCAAGCACGCGATGCGGTCCACGATGACCCCGATCCTGACGGTCCTGGGCCTGGACCTCGGCGCCCTGCTCGGCGGTGCGGTGCTCACCGAGTACACGTTCTCGCTGCACGGCCTCGGCTACAGCGCGGTCCGCGCGATCAGCGACCACGACCTGCCGGTCATCCTCGGCATCACGCTGATCTCCGCCTTCTTCGTCGTAGCCGCGAACCTCATCGTTGACCTCATGTACGCGGTGATCGACCCCCGAGTGAGGCTGTCATGA